The Solanum lycopersicum chromosome 2, SLM_r2.1 DNA window ACTAAATAGCTGATTTATGTGTCTGATGAACTGATGATGCAGTTTAGTTTGCAAGCAGATAATAATGGGAGGTCACCGAGGAAAACGCCTGGTAAATGTCTCTGTTACTATCATTTCATATTTAGCTACAAAAATGATGTTCGGACTTCATTTCCTACTACTTTTGTAAAATGGACAGCAAACTTTGGAAGCGTTGATCACCATAGCTATGGTGACTCAATTACTCTATATACTACTGTTGCACGCTGGGATTTTTCACAGCAGGTATGGCCCTGTTTATGGTTCCTATGGACCTCAGCACTAAATTGCTCAACTCGGTCCAGCTCTGAAATTGCTCCTACCAGATAAATACATCCAGGGCCGCTGTGAATTGATCAAGACTCAAACTTGTACAGTACAGATACTTGAGCTTTTCAAGTGTTCAATTTTCATCGACCGTCTGTCAGCAGTAAGAAATAGCTGTACATGAAATCTGGGTTCTTGGTTCAGATGGTTCATGGTAAATTTGGAACATTTTTATAATTCCTGTATTGAAATGTTGTGTTTACTAGATGAGAACAAAAGCTGAGTTCACAAACTAAATTATCGGAAGTGTGTTTGGTGCTACTGGCACTGGAAATAAGCAACAAAGAAGGCGGCATAATTAGGCTATTCACAACGTAGTGCCAGTAGATAAACAGAAGCAGATAGTAAATCTCTAACCCAAccagaaaaagaaaattctgGATTTTCCACCTCAGTTGCATAGACTGCTCAATGAGTAATAGTAATACAAAAGTTAATCACCTCATACAACAGTGACGCCGCTGAATCAGAAGAGACTTAAAAAGTGCAACTACTCAGACTCAAATGTCTGCCACTCAATACTCGCCAAAGTATGGCGGCCACCACAAGCGACCAGTTTAGCGCACCAACGCCCTCCTTCTGCGCTACTGACATCACTTGGAGGCGGAATATTTATTGGAACTTCCGATGGATGACCAGTCGTCGACTTTCTACCATATCCTAGTCGTCCATGGTCTCCCCGCCCAAACTGCCACATTACAAATAGCTAGTCAGCTGTTATTTTATCTCCGACACAGTAATACAGAATAATTATCCATGATGTAGTTAGTCTACCATTACACCAAACGCCTGTATATCCAATCAGTTTATCTAACGtttagaataattttctaatatacTTGTCCCTTGGAAATGGATCATGGATGTTCCAAAATTGAAATATGGGGTCTACTGTTCAACACACTCACATTTCAACTTTTTTCCGAAAGCTTAAAAAGAGATTGCGGGTTGCCCACAAGAATGTTATTCAAATGCTTGTTGCTTTAACAAATAGGCGAAAAAGTTTAGGACAAGACAATTACATGTATTAGTTGAAGATTATAAACAAGTCAAAAATGGGCTTTAGCATGACGCTAACTTATGCAAACTTGAACGATTAGAAGGAAAATAGGGGCTGAACTCACAGAAAACATTCGACCATCATGCGCTAATGCAACAGAGTGTGTTCCCCCACATGAAACCTGCATCATTAGAAAGAGAACTCACATCCAAAAACTACAGAGAGAAGGGTGGATAAAGATCGCATATATTCAAACAGATTTGTGTCGCGAGCATGAGCATGAGCATTCACAATCAGATTAGTCTAATTCCACACTCTTTGATGAACCAACAAGCACAGATACTAAGTGTTGCATTCCGGAATCAGACACCAATTGGTCATACAACCTGCCATGTTTCAgaacattttattttgatttcctgcatttttttatttttaaggcaCGCGTTTCCTTGATCTGTTGGCTGTGCCCATCGGTTTGGTCACAAGTGTTAAATATAGAATGCTAAATGCATACCAAGTATGCCCCAAAATTGACGAGACATACTGGGGCGGCGATGtaatgaatgaaaactattactCCATAAACTGTAACCTTAAGTGCCTAACAAATTGCTAAGGCTCCCCTACCTTTCCACTGGGGGAGTTACATGGAAAATATACAATTCTTACTCAAAcatcagaagaagaagaaatagctgaatttgatgaagaaaagagCATTGTTCCACTTTTATAAGCCCTGATTTACTTGTGTTCTTTCTCAGAGTTCTGGTCtttttacgtttttttttttcagtccAAGTCTGAGTCTTTTATTTCAGCCTTTAAGTTGGCCGCGTTTCTCATTTGCATTTCTTTGACAGTTATGAATACTCCTTGCAATATTTTCTGAATATTTTAACCTACACATAATTTTGTATCAAGTAGCGTCCCTTTAATTCTAGAAACTTCTTGCCACATTTGTGTCAATTAGATGATGAGCTAATATTTCAGTCTCAAATAAGATTCTGGCAAAGGCAGACCCCTCTTATTCAGTCCAAAATAaacttttatcaaaaaaaaaaaaaaatcagtctAAAAATAATGAACATGAGTGTAAGTTTTCATTTTTCTGGACATACAAGTTATATTCCATGGCTTTGCAATTTTATCAGCTATACAAAGAGAGTGGATGAAGCACAGGGCGGTTACTTCCATAGTGATGAGCAGGAAAGAAACCTACTAATAATGAAGGGTACAAACAACTAACCTGAACAATGTTCTCCCCAGCTAAAAGTTGAACCTTTTGCGGCACCATTTTACTACTCTTGTCATCCCCAAATCCAAGTCTACCATGTTCTCCTCTTCCCCAGCCATAAACCTGCAGTAAGCAGAGTTAACACACAGTTGACAGAGGTTGTTGACTACAAAAGATCATGAGAATATGATTCTGTATAGAGGTTCTTCCAAGGCACAAGATAGCAAACTGGGAGAATGTGTTGCCAGGTCTGCACAGTGATCAAAATGAACTCCTTCCATAAGCAATCTTTCCGACATGATGGCAATGAGAAAGTACGGAACTAAAGTTTGACAACAACTCATCTGCCAAATAGACCTCATATTGGACCTTTTTGCTAACCAAGCACAATGATCATACATTCGATCATTTGGCagataataaataacaaacataacaattttaaagaaaGCAGGCTTTAACATTTCACATCTCAAGAGCTTTGGAGTGAAACCGGCCTTTCACATCGGAACCCGCCATACAACccaataatatcaatttttttcaagtggAAAAATAGTGTAATGTATTGTGGACGAGATGGTTATTTGTTAGAATACTGACCACCTCCTCTGCAATCCAAGAAAGTAAGAGAAAAAGCTGATGTATTCTAATCAACAAATGCATATTGCCTACTATATGCAACTTCATAGAACTATATTATTAGAATGTAAAAACTAAAAAGATTTATAGAAGGGGGAGAAAAGCACCATAATCAAAGTATTTTCACTTTGGTTTGACGGAAGCCAGAAAAAAGGGATCAGTAGATCTTTTGATCGGATACCATAACAATGACATATGGTCAGATGCAAAACGTTCAGATGGAGGTGTATTTTATCTTGAAGGAACATATATACTGATTGCCGTTAAAAAAGTACATGAGACACAAAGCAAAAGATATTATGCAGAACtaatataaaacattaaaacacAAGACATACCTCCCCCTCATTTGTCAAAGCTGCAGAATGCCATCCTCCAGCAGCGATATCAACCTGGACATGAAAATAGAAATATCTAACATACTTCTTTTATTAATACATCTTATATACTCATTATAACTCTTTGGCCAGTTTCATTTAGAATTGGTTAGGGGCTTGTATTTTTCATGTAGTAAGTTAGTTGGTAAGGCGATATATCCAAAGAAACTGGACTGAACAACTGGTCCTTTAACATGATGAACAACTGTTCAACGCACAGAAATACTTATTgagaaaatgaagagaaataTAAGGAGAAGAAGTTGGACCAAAATGATCAAGAACAAATCATCTtacaaacaaaatcataatcaaAATGACAAGAAGAACAGATTAATACAAACCAAAGTGAGACCAGATAACCCTTGAATGGCAATGGGTTGTGATCTTGGCTGGGTATCCCCAGTTCCAAGTTGCCCATACTCATTATTACCCCATGCCATTAGAACTCCGTCATCAAGAAGAGCCAAGTTATGAAAGGCCCCTACTGCAATCAACCTCACACTTGCAAGACCTTGTACACGGACAGGAGTAGAAATTTGCTTTCTGCAAGGTTTAGTGCAGCACTAGTGAAATTcttaaacaagaaaataacTTATTATACATATCATGGTTGCTAGAGACCAATGATAAGAATAGAGCATACATGTCACCAGGAGGCCATGGTTGACCCCATGTCCATACTTGTCCTTCCCTTGTAAGAACAACAGAGTGTGTACCACCAGCAGCTACCTGTTATGTAAAGAAATTAGGAGTTAGTTGGCAAAAAAGGCAACAGATTAAACATTGCtgcaaataatataaatatacggAGTGAAAAAGCAGTTAATAGGCCTGCATCTCCATTATTCGGTGAGCATTTATCAGGATACAGAACCAAAAGCAACaaggaaaaaaggaaaagtCTTTGCAGAATCATCAACCAACAAAACAAGGAAAGTAACTCCACGCGTCCGGCTCCTCAAATGAAATGAATCAACAGTACGAGAATGTCACCTGACGAACAGAAAGCTTAGAGGCACAACGCTTAGGGATCACAATATCTCTCTTTACAGGCCTTCCAGTGTCATCTTTCCTTTCTGGTTCTTCACCACATTGTCCGTATTCATTACCACCTGCAAGGATCATgaacttgaaaaaataaataactgcTCCAAACCACCAGAATCCAGTATTTTGAAAACTAAACTATTAAAGCAGACTGGTAAACTAGAGGCAAAATGTGTGTGGAGGATCATACAAGTCAATCCTAACTAGTAGTTTGATGGTGAGACCTTGTTGTCTTAACCTACTAAAGCACAAAGTTCAAAGATGTTAACTTTGTGTGAATATAATCTagcaaagttaaaaaaaaaatgaaacgtatcctttctttttagtattctttattgaaaaagaaaagtcgTGCAAACTGATAAATTTGGAATACAATAATACTTTTGTAACCCCTCTTGTTCTAGAGACAAAATGGTGgataaagatgaaataaagCAATGGCATACCCCAAGCATAAGCCTTGCCTTGATCATCAACAGCCAAACAATGCCAGCCACCAATTGCCGCCTGCAATCAGAGAAATCCAATAAAACCTACACCAATAAACTCCAGCAATTCTCTtgcacaaataaaatttaaagctgGCATACTAATAATATTACCTGAACAATTTTCACATTGGCAAGAGCTTTAACCTGACTAGGAATGTTCTCAGTTTTTGTCTCAGGTGGGTGTCCCAATGTCCCTCTTTGATTCCAACCCCACGTAAACAACTGCTTATTCAACACACCCACAAACCAAAATcacacccaaaaaaaaagaaaaattaatcaataaaaagaagaaagggTAATAAACTAATAATCCAATCTAGAGTGAAAGAGTAATTGAGAACATACTCGGCCATCTTCACAAATGGCAAGAGAGTTTCTACTTCCAGCAACAACAGACGAAACTTTTTCAGATTCTAGAGCTTTAATTGAACAAACCCACTCTTTCTCTTCATTGTTTCCAATACCCAATTGACCATCTTCTCCAGAGCCCCTGAATATTAAACACATATAtacaataaattaaacataataattacTAGTGAGAAAAGTTTCAGCTGTTGTACCAAGCGATGACGGCGTTTCTAGAAGCCATATATACTTATGGCTGACTGCTTTCAGTTTTCTGTTTGCTGAAGAGCTAATTCTGAATATTTTAGAGCTTCCCGTCTTGATTTTCAAGAATCGGTAAAAATGGTGGCTTCTTCTGTAATCTGTATATTGTGGACTGGTTGAGTGGAGAGGACAGTGGAGGCGCCcctaatatataaattattatgatgCATTCTCTAATTATTGCTGCTTGGGGGACTcaactttatattttaatattttattttactacaTATAGTATTTAATATAGTTTAAAGAacgatttattttaattatctaattaTTGAGTGACCTATTTGCTTATTTGCTCCTCTATCCTTCTCATATCCTTTTGTTTAATCAAAAAGCACTAGtgaatattttaagaaatattgtAGTGAAACAAAGATGAAATCCAAATAGGGACTTGaattttagatatatattttgtcatagaatttatttatatttcaaaagaTTTCACTCCGCATAAGaatttattaatctattttaaatatttttatatttatgaatctTTATAACTAATGGTAATTTAACAAACTGTAGtgtataatataattgaattataaataattgttaCTAAAATATGCATTGTGATTTTAGGATAATGTGTTATCTAATTCATTATAAATGATAATTTCTTGTGTCTAACTTATATGTGTATAATATAGGGTTATGatttgtgataataataataaagttcatcaataaatatTCTGCCTAATATAGGATAATTAAGGATGTTTATTTGGTACTGATAGATATACTCCattcctttaaaaaaaaaaattatgaattaaatcattttcttaaaaaataaaaaatattaaatatatcaaaataatttacaatCCTATAGACCGTATTGGCATCTTCAAATCAAAGGAG harbors:
- the LOC101247678 gene encoding ultraviolet-B receptor UVR8, yielding MASRNAVIAWGSGEDGQLGIGNNEEKEWVCSIKALESEKVSSVVAGSRNSLAICEDGRLFTWGWNQRGTLGHPPETKTENIPSQVKALANVKIVQAAIGGWHCLAVDDQGKAYAWGGNEYGQCGEEPERKDDTGRPVKRDIVIPKRCASKLSVRQVAAGGTHSVVLTREGQVWTWGQPWPPGDIKQISTPVRVQGLASVRLIAVGAFHNLALLDDGVLMAWGNNEYGQLGTGDTQPRSQPIAIQGLSGLTLVDIAAGGWHSAALTNEGEVYGWGRGEHGRLGFGDDKSSKMVPQKVQLLAGENIVQVSCGGTHSVALAHDGRMFSFGRGDHGRLGYGRKSTTGHPSEVPINIPPPSDVSSAEGGRWCAKLVACGGRHTLASIEWQTFESE